A stretch of the Bubalus kerabau isolate K-KA32 ecotype Philippines breed swamp buffalo chromosome 11, PCC_UOA_SB_1v2, whole genome shotgun sequence genome encodes the following:
- the LOC129623660 gene encoding umcharacterized LOC128092248 homolog, translated as MSPTAPSASAQPETLMQRKSLDWFHRPFKKRA; from the coding sequence ATGTCACCTACGGCCCCCTCAGCCTCAGCCCAGCCAGAAACTTTAATGCAGAGGAAAAGCCTGGACTGGTTTCACAGGCCTTTTAAAAAGCGGGCTTAA